The following proteins are co-located in the Citrobacter freundii ATCC 8090 = MTCC 1658 = NBRC 12681 genome:
- the flhD gene encoding flagellar transcriptional regulator FlhD: MHTSELLKHIYDINLSYLLLAQRLIVQDKASAMFRLGISEEMADTLATLTLPQMVKLAETNQLVCHFRFDDHQTVTRLTQDSRVDDLQQIHTGIMLSTRLLSDIDDAARKKRA; the protein is encoded by the coding sequence ATGCATACATCCGAGTTGCTGAAACACATTTATGACATCAATTTGTCATATTTATTGCTTGCACAGCGTTTGATCGTTCAGGACAAAGCATCTGCGATGTTTCGCCTTGGTATCAGCGAGGAAATGGCGGACACGTTGGCAACATTAACACTTCCTCAAATGGTCAAACTGGCCGAAACAAACCAACTGGTATGTCATTTCCGTTTCGACGATCACCAGACTGTTACTCGCCTGACGCAAGACTCCCGCGTTGACGATCTTCAGCAAATTCATACTGGTATCATGCTTTCAACACGCCTGTTAAGCGACATCGATGATGCAGCACGTAAGAAAAGGGCTTGA
- the uspC gene encoding universal stress protein UspC, translating into MSYSHILVAVAATPESQQLLDKAVSIARPVNARISLITLVSDPELYNQFAAPMLEDLREVMQEETQDFIDKLSKEAEYPIEHTFITYGALNEHILDVCRKYAIDLVIYGNHNHSFFSRASCSAKSVIHTSQVDVLLVPLAGD; encoded by the coding sequence ATGAGCTATTCGCACATTCTTGTTGCTGTTGCCGCCACCCCTGAAAGTCAGCAGTTGTTAGACAAGGCGGTTTCTATCGCTCGCCCTGTCAACGCCCGAATTAGCCTGATTACACTGGTCTCAGACCCCGAACTGTATAACCAGTTTGCTGCCCCCATGCTGGAAGACCTGCGTGAAGTCATGCAGGAAGAAACTCAGGATTTTATCGACAAACTTAGCAAAGAAGCAGAATACCCCATTGAGCATACCTTTATTACCTATGGGGCTCTGAATGAACATATCCTGGATGTATGCCGCAAATACGCTATTGATCTGGTCATTTACGGCAACCATAACCACAGTTTTTTTTCACGCGCTTCCTGTTCCGCGAAAAGCGTGATTCATACCAGCCAGGTGGACGTTCTTCTGGTTCCGCTAGCCGGAGATTAA
- the otsA gene encoding alpha,alpha-trehalose-phosphate synthase, protein MSRLVVVSNRIASPDDKGSAGGLAVGVLGALKAAGGLWFGWSGDTGNEDKPLKKVTRGNITWASFNLSEQDYEEYYCQFSNAVLWPAFHYRLDLVQFQRSAWEGYQRVNALLVDKLLPLLGDDDIIWIHDYHLLPFACELRKRGVNNRIGFFLHIPFPTPEIFNALPPHLALLEQMCDFDLLGFQTENDRQAFLDCLAAQTRVSTHKDKQHLAWGKAFRTQVYPIGIEPDEIARQASGPLPPKLAQLKAELKNVQNIFSVERLDYSKGLPERFQAYEALLEHYPQHHGKIRYTQIAPTSREEVQAYQDIRHQLETEAGRINGKYGQLGWTPLYYLNQYFDRKLLMKIFRYSDVGLVTPLRDGMNLVAKEFVAAQDPANPGVLVLSQFAGAANELTSALIVNPYDRDEVAGALNQALTMPLTERISRHAEMLETIVKNDIDNWQATFISDLKAVTPRRSQCQLPDNISSCSKLA, encoded by the coding sequence ATGAGTCGTTTAGTCGTAGTATCTAATCGTATCGCCTCACCAGATGACAAAGGGAGCGCGGGTGGGCTCGCGGTCGGTGTACTGGGCGCGTTAAAAGCTGCTGGTGGTCTGTGGTTTGGCTGGAGTGGTGATACAGGTAATGAGGATAAACCGTTAAAAAAAGTCACGCGTGGCAATATCACCTGGGCCTCGTTTAATTTGAGTGAGCAAGATTACGAAGAGTATTACTGCCAGTTTTCAAATGCGGTTTTATGGCCCGCATTTCACTATCGACTGGATTTAGTTCAGTTTCAGCGCTCTGCCTGGGAAGGCTACCAACGGGTTAATGCCTTACTGGTAGATAAACTTCTGCCGCTGCTTGGCGATGACGACATCATCTGGATTCATGATTACCATCTGTTGCCGTTTGCCTGCGAGTTACGTAAGCGCGGTGTGAATAACCGCATCGGTTTTTTCCTGCATATTCCTTTTCCGACGCCGGAAATTTTTAATGCGCTCCCTCCACATCTGGCGCTACTTGAGCAAATGTGTGATTTTGATTTGCTTGGTTTCCAGACCGAAAACGATCGCCAGGCTTTTCTGGACTGTCTCGCAGCCCAGACTCGGGTGTCCACGCATAAAGATAAGCAACACCTGGCATGGGGAAAAGCGTTTCGCACTCAGGTCTATCCCATCGGTATCGAACCTGATGAGATTGCACGACAGGCGTCCGGGCCGCTGCCGCCAAAACTGGCGCAGCTAAAAGCGGAGCTTAAAAATGTGCAGAATATTTTCTCCGTGGAGCGTCTGGATTACTCCAAAGGCTTGCCGGAGCGCTTTCAGGCCTACGAGGCCTTACTGGAACATTATCCGCAGCACCACGGTAAAATTCGCTATACGCAGATAGCGCCGACCTCGCGTGAAGAGGTGCAGGCCTATCAGGATATTCGCCACCAACTGGAAACAGAAGCAGGGCGAATCAACGGCAAATATGGGCAACTGGGCTGGACGCCGCTTTACTATCTGAACCAGTATTTTGATCGTAAATTGCTGATGAAGATCTTCCGCTACTCTGACGTAGGATTGGTGACCCCGTTGCGCGATGGTATGAACCTGGTGGCGAAAGAGTTTGTGGCCGCACAGGATCCTGCTAACCCTGGCGTGCTGGTTTTATCGCAATTTGCCGGGGCGGCGAATGAGCTAACCTCTGCGCTTATTGTTAATCCTTATGACCGGGATGAAGTGGCAGGCGCATTAAACCAGGCGCTGACGATGCCACTTACCGAACGCATCTCGCGCCACGCTGAAATGCTTGAGACTATCGTTAAAAACGATATCGACAACTGGCAGGCGACGTTCATTAGTGATCTTAAAGCAGTCACGCCGCGTCGGAGTCAATGCCAACTGCCAGACAATATTTCATCCTGTTCTAAACTCGCATGA
- the otsB gene encoding trehalose-phosphatase gives MTASLILPPEQSVNCSYFFDLDGTLAEIKPFPDQVVVPKAILQCLHQLATHNADALALISGRSMVELDALTTPFRFPLAGVHGAERRDINGQTHIVHLPEGIEREAGALLHAALVTLPGTTLETKGMAFALHYRQAPEHEAALITLAERITRRWPQLALQHGKCVVEIKPKGSNKGDAIAAFMQEAPFAGRIPVFFGDDLTDETGFAVVNRAGGISVKVGIGPTQATWRLDGVRDVWRWLEQINSSQQESKATNNRRGGYESFSRSI, from the coding sequence GTGACAGCATCACTGATCTTACCCCCTGAACAATCTGTAAACTGTTCTTACTTTTTTGATCTCGATGGGACACTTGCTGAGATTAAACCCTTTCCCGACCAGGTCGTTGTCCCTAAGGCAATCCTGCAATGTTTACATCAGTTAGCGACGCATAATGCGGATGCGCTGGCATTGATTTCAGGGCGCTCAATGGTTGAGCTTGACGCACTCACTACTCCGTTTCGTTTTCCGCTTGCCGGAGTGCATGGGGCAGAACGCCGTGACATCAATGGTCAAACGCACATAGTACACCTGCCTGAAGGTATCGAGCGTGAAGCTGGGGCTTTATTACACGCAGCGTTAGTGACGTTACCGGGGACAACGCTGGAAACCAAAGGCATGGCTTTCGCGTTGCACTATCGCCAGGCACCCGAACACGAAGCTGCGCTGATTACCCTGGCTGAACGCATCACGCGCAGATGGCCGCAGCTTGCTCTGCAGCACGGAAAATGTGTCGTGGAAATAAAGCCTAAGGGCAGCAATAAAGGCGACGCGATAGCTGCATTTATGCAGGAAGCGCCTTTTGCTGGCCGGATCCCTGTGTTTTTCGGTGATGATCTGACAGATGAAACAGGATTTGCTGTGGTTAACCGCGCTGGCGGTATTTCCGTGAAGGTGGGGATCGGGCCGACGCAGGCGACATGGCGTCTGGATGGTGTCAGGGATGTCTGGCGCTGGCTGGAGCAAATTAACTCTTCGCAGCAAGAATCGAAAGCAACGAATAACAGAAGAGGTGGCTATGAGTCGTTTAGTCGTAGTATCTAA
- the araH gene encoding L-arabinose ABC transporter permease AraH — translation MSSVSTSGSGAAKSALNLGRIWDQYGMLVVFAVLFLVCSLFVPNFATFINMKGLGLAVSMSGMVACGMLFCLASGDFDLSVASVIACAGVTTAVVINMTESLWIGVAAGLLLGILCGLVNGFVIARLKINALITTLATMQIVRGLAYIISDGKAVGIEDERFFTLGYANWFGLPAPIWITVVCFIVFGLLLNKTTFGRNTLAIGGNEEAARLAGVPVVRTKIIIFILSGLVSAIAGIILASRMTSGQPMTSIGYELIVISACVLGGVSLKGGIGKISYVVAGVLILGTVENAMNLLNISPFAQYVVRGLILLAAVIFDRYKQKAKRTV, via the coding sequence ATGTCTTCCGTTTCTACATCGGGTTCTGGCGCAGCGAAGTCGGCGCTAAATCTGGGCCGCATTTGGGATCAATACGGTATGCTGGTGGTGTTCGCCGTGCTGTTCCTCGTTTGTTCCCTGTTTGTGCCAAACTTTGCCACCTTCATCAATATGAAGGGACTGGGGCTGGCAGTATCAATGTCGGGTATGGTCGCGTGTGGGATGCTGTTTTGTCTGGCATCCGGTGATTTCGACCTGTCTGTCGCATCTGTGATTGCTTGTGCTGGTGTTACCACTGCCGTAGTCATTAACATGACTGAAAGTTTGTGGATTGGCGTGGCTGCCGGACTGCTGCTCGGTATTCTGTGTGGCCTGGTGAATGGGTTCGTGATTGCGCGGTTAAAAATTAACGCCCTGATCACTACTCTTGCGACGATGCAGATTGTACGTGGTCTGGCTTATATTATCTCCGACGGTAAGGCAGTCGGGATTGAAGACGAGCGTTTCTTTACACTCGGTTATGCTAACTGGTTTGGTCTGCCTGCGCCTATCTGGATCACTGTCGTTTGTTTCATTGTCTTTGGTTTACTGCTGAACAAAACCACGTTTGGTCGTAATACGCTGGCCATTGGGGGCAATGAAGAGGCGGCGCGCCTGGCAGGGGTTCCGGTTGTTCGTACCAAGATTATTATCTTTATTCTTTCCGGTCTGGTATCCGCCATTGCCGGGATTATCCTCGCATCGCGTATGACCAGCGGCCAACCAATGACCTCAATCGGTTATGAGTTGATCGTGATTTCAGCCTGCGTGTTAGGGGGCGTTTCGCTTAAAGGTGGCATCGGAAAAATCTCATATGTGGTGGCCGGGGTGTTGATCCTGGGTACGGTTGAGAATGCGATGAACCTGCTGAATATCTCTCCGTTCGCGCAGTATGTGGTACGTGGCCTCATCCTGCTGGCGGCGGTGATCTTCGACCGTTACAAGCAAAAAGCGAAGCGTACCGTTTGA
- the araG gene encoding arabinose ABC transporter ATP-binding protein AraG, which yields MQQSTPYLSFRGIGKTFPGVKALTDISFDCYAGQVHALMGENGAGKSTLLKILSGNYAPTTGSLTIRGQEVSFADTTAALNAGVAIIYQELHLVPEMTVAENIYLGQLPHKGGIVNRSLLNYEAGIQLKHLGMDIDPDTPLKYLSIGQWQMVEIAKALARNAKIIAFDEPTSSLSAREIENLFRVIRELRNEGRIILYVSHRMEEIFALSDAITVFKDGHYVKTFTDMQQVDHDALVQAMVGRDLGDIYGWKSRPYGTERLRLHEVKAPGVRTPISLSVRSGEIVGLFGLVGAGRSELMKGLFGGTRITAGQVFIDEQPIDIRKPSHAIEAGMMLCPEDRKAEGIIPVHSVRNNINISARRKHVLGGCVINNGWEETNADHHIRSLNIKTPGAEQLIMNLSGGNQQKAILGRWLSEEMKVILLDEPTRGIDVGAKHEIYNVIYALAARGVAVLFASSDLPEVLGVADRIVVMREGEIAGELLHEQADERQALSLAMPKVSQAVA from the coding sequence ATGCAACAGTCTACCCCGTATCTCTCATTTCGCGGCATTGGCAAAACGTTCCCAGGCGTTAAGGCGCTGACGGATATCAGTTTCGACTGCTATGCCGGACAGGTGCATGCGCTGATGGGCGAAAATGGCGCCGGGAAATCAACACTCTTAAAAATTCTCAGCGGTAACTATGCGCCAACAACGGGATCATTGACGATCCGCGGACAGGAAGTTTCCTTCGCGGATACCACTGCCGCGCTCAACGCCGGCGTAGCCATTATTTATCAGGAACTGCATCTCGTCCCGGAAATGACCGTTGCCGAGAATATTTATTTAGGGCAGTTACCGCACAAAGGCGGGATTGTGAACCGCTCGCTGCTGAACTATGAAGCAGGAATCCAGCTGAAGCATCTGGGAATGGATATCGATCCCGATACTCCATTGAAATACCTCTCCATTGGTCAGTGGCAGATGGTAGAGATTGCAAAAGCGCTGGCGCGAAATGCCAAAATTATCGCCTTTGATGAACCAACCAGCTCCCTGTCGGCTCGCGAGATTGAGAATCTGTTTCGTGTCATCCGTGAGCTGCGCAACGAAGGACGCATCATTCTGTACGTTTCGCACCGTATGGAGGAGATTTTTGCCCTCAGCGATGCCATCACTGTGTTTAAAGATGGTCATTACGTCAAAACGTTCACGGATATGCAGCAGGTCGATCACGACGCGCTGGTGCAGGCGATGGTCGGACGCGACCTCGGGGATATCTATGGCTGGAAATCCAGACCGTATGGCACAGAGCGTCTGCGGTTGCATGAGGTAAAAGCCCCGGGCGTGCGTACGCCAATCAGTTTATCCGTGCGAAGCGGTGAAATTGTCGGGCTGTTTGGCCTGGTGGGGGCCGGACGTAGCGAATTAATGAAAGGACTGTTCGGTGGTACGCGTATCACGGCGGGCCAGGTATTTATTGATGAACAGCCTATCGATATCCGTAAACCAAGCCATGCCATTGAAGCCGGGATGATGCTGTGCCCGGAGGATCGCAAAGCCGAAGGGATCATTCCGGTCCATTCAGTGCGCAACAACATCAACATTAGTGCACGACGTAAGCATGTTCTGGGGGGATGCGTGATCAACAACGGCTGGGAAGAGACCAATGCCGATCACCATATTCGTTCACTCAACATCAAAACACCGGGTGCAGAGCAACTGATCATGAATCTCTCCGGTGGTAATCAACAGAAGGCTATCCTCGGTCGTTGGTTATCGGAAGAGATGAAGGTGATTTTGTTGGATGAGCCTACACGCGGTATTGATGTAGGCGCCAAGCATGAAATTTACAACGTGATTTATGCCCTCGCAGCGCGCGGTGTGGCCGTATTGTTTGCTTCCAGTGACCTGCCAGAAGTGCTCGGTGTCGCCGACCGTATTGTGGTGATGAGAGAAGGCGAAATTGCCGGTGAGTTACTTCATGAACAGGCGGATGAGCGCCAGGCGTTGAGCCTTGCTATGCCTAAAGTCAGCCAGGCTGTAGCCTGA
- a CDS encoding arabinose ABC transporter substrate-binding protein, whose translation MHKFTKALAAIGLAAIMSQSAIAESMKLGFLVKQPEEPWFQTEWKFADKAGKDLGFEVIKIAVPDGEKTLNAIDSLAASGAKGFVICTPDPKLGPAIMAKARGYDMKVIAVDDQFANAKGKPMDTVPLVMMAATKIGERQGQELYKEMQKRGWDVKSTAVMAITANELDTARRRTSGSMEALKAAGFPEKQIYQVPTKSNDIPGAFDAANSMLVQHPEVKHWLIVGMNDNTVLGGVRATEGQGFKAPNVIGIGINGVDAVSELSKGEATGFYGSLLPSPDVHGYKSSEMLYNWVTKGAEPPAFTEVTDVVLITRDNFKEELAKKGLGGK comes from the coding sequence ATGCACAAATTCACTAAAGCGCTGGCTGCCATCGGTCTGGCGGCCATTATGTCACAATCCGCTATCGCTGAATCCATGAAGCTCGGTTTCCTGGTCAAACAGCCGGAAGAACCGTGGTTCCAGACTGAATGGAAATTTGCCGATAAAGCCGGTAAAGACCTTGGTTTTGAGGTGATTAAAATTGCCGTCCCGGATGGTGAGAAAACCCTTAACGCCATCGACAGCCTGGCTGCAAGTGGAGCAAAAGGGTTTGTTATTTGTACGCCAGACCCAAAACTGGGGCCAGCCATTATGGCTAAGGCGCGTGGCTACGATATGAAAGTCATTGCCGTCGATGACCAGTTTGCCAACGCCAAAGGTAAGCCGATGGATACCGTACCGCTGGTGATGATGGCGGCAACCAAAATTGGTGAGCGCCAGGGCCAGGAGCTGTACAAGGAGATGCAAAAACGCGGTTGGGATGTGAAATCCACCGCCGTAATGGCCATTACCGCCAACGAACTGGATACCGCACGTCGTCGTACTTCTGGTTCAATGGAAGCGCTTAAAGCCGCTGGCTTCCCGGAAAAACAGATTTACCAGGTCCCAACAAAATCTAATGACATCCCCGGCGCATTCGACGCCGCTAACTCTATGCTGGTTCAGCATCCTGAAGTCAAACACTGGCTGATTGTCGGTATGAACGACAATACCGTGCTGGGCGGCGTACGTGCGACCGAAGGGCAGGGCTTCAAAGCACCAAACGTAATTGGTATTGGTATCAACGGCGTTGACGCGGTTAGCGAACTGTCTAAAGGCGAAGCGACCGGGTTCTACGGTTCACTGCTGCCAAGCCCGGACGTTCACGGCTACAAGTCCAGTGAAATGCTCTACAACTGGGTAACGAAAGGTGCAGAGCCACCGGCATTCACTGAAGTGACGGATGTGGTGCTGATTACCCGCGATAACTTCAAAGAAGAGCTGGCGAAGAAAGGCTTAGGCGGTAAGTAA